The genome window GACTGGGAGCCGTTGACTATCTCGTTCAGGGTACCACCTATCCCGACGTCATCGAATCGCAATCGGTGCGCGGCCCTTCGGCGGTCATCAAGAGTCATCATAACGTTGGCGGGCTTCCCGATGCGATGCGGCTCAGACTCATCGAGCCGCTCCGAGAGCTGTTCAAAGATGAAGTCCGCGAGGTCGGTCGCCGGCTGGGGATTCCTCAAGAGATCATCGAGCGCCATCCTTTCCCCGGACCCGGGCTGGCCGTGCGGATCGTCGGCGAGGTCACGTCGGACCGGCTGGAGATTCTTCGGGCCGCCGATGTCATTGTCACCGAGGAAATCGCTCGTGCGGGACTCGGACGGGACCTCTGGCAAGCCTTCGCCGTGCTGCTGCCGGTCAAAAGTGTCGGCGTCATGGGCGATGATCGCACCTATGAGTACACCATTGCGGTGCGAGCTGTCCACAGTGTGGACGGAATGACCGCCGACTGGGCCCGACTGCCGTACGATGTGCTGGCGCGCATTTCCAATCGCATCGTGGCCGAGGTGCGAGGAGTCAATCGTGTCGTCTACGACATCAGCTCGAAGCCGCCGAGCACGATTGAATGGGAGTGATGGTCTTCGGAAAAGTGGAGGTGTTCCCGTCAACGCCTATCTCGAGGTGGCGAAGTCGCACGATCTCTTTCGTCCGTTAAGCAGGTCCCTGCCCGAGGATCGGGGCGAGATGGAAGCTCATCGGCACGCGGGGAAATGGTCATGATGAGGTTTCAGACAATCCGACAGTTATCCTTTCGAGCGGGAATCGTTGCGTTCGCTCTGCTCGTCACCATGGGAGGTGAG of Blastocatellia bacterium contains these proteins:
- the guaA gene encoding glutamine-hydrolyzing GMP synthase, giving the protein LGAVDYLVQGTTYPDVIESQSVRGPSAVIKSHHNVGGLPDAMRLRLIEPLRELFKDEVREVGRRLGIPQEIIERHPFPGPGLAVRIVGEVTSDRLEILRAADVIVTEEIARAGLGRDLWQAFAVLLPVKSVGVMGDDRTYEYTIAVRAVHSVDGMTADWARLPYDVLARISNRIVAEVRGVNRVVYDISSKPPSTIEWE